The Drosophila mauritiana strain mau12 chromosome 2R, ASM438214v1, whole genome shotgun sequence genome has a segment encoding these proteins:
- the LOC117136078 gene encoding uncharacterized protein LOC117136078 isoform X3, with product MRPYICLMELPINRPGSGNLLLGLTSVVGLIGGAYLLQCGAQQLLGKLANKKWRKEESSSEDHACNVCCADLDLSSAKNYVTCCTCGKSVCRGPKCSDWRPKDAKWECQLCQSSKESLAHTSSWVAEQMSFNQHKFVYPMRARSEVYIPIVGDGNDSSMQFESVSQIGQTAHMDERAKIREYVEEIVAEMLGGNLDHVKVGQLSKSENYLQLFDKFHAKLSNLLINVENSLWARALRGDLPAIVNGHTNNNNNNNSADSELADLSQTRLRSLIETIIAETLRSSSLSASGAVSEISLDTRSHVSELANGNGLKRRHRTEHYFEPKIYQDLLATAVLNKIADKEGNTRLAAESTPDLSGRHIDENFNAEALSTTSGSSIEPRSDCSLTDHEIGLDNGKSQSLQTDLERESVLSDYIAAHMVPLPDFSASVTESEDDIGSISSGMIGDGNWEDNWLFKKKRSSATPSSIGMLVPAPRENVRAQIGDKTTDEVSDLSEIGSDIEESSLDLLRCNDLNDRLLSKHLIGGQNTKMVLDELVDRTSLTSHTLPEENEPAFTETTNEFVVSPMAMPSDIKAPSPTPPPPPMIFQDDLLNEETDHTPIADQLGSESIESDESEPSTACETFNADGDSDQEFVSQRVLVLDDRRSLSTNTSSNNNVHTHLHLPLTQTNNPTSGSRRTNGKLTNGSLRWSGSYATELPNGGSSGAQPDDVADDDVVLLRRFVPGSIAEREVKKWYNAVEMPNNPYSPEALKQRISGTQERYMDVPNISPSAEQKALASALTENPDPPAPKADYKRYSRDYYINNAPTSPDSTGSGKAATTSAAEDVEDIVINEARKASQPATEQDPPQESVSVYKATPVQVLDESLDSQSNPSLYSLQTTTTNTSDESDTVRIYDFNKQETTIIRAAPAEQQASDSTTSSMESAQAAPPSVSSSIDSSVSQKRERPVVLQFGPGDSAPTLGSPASTPTRGSTPPAFRFLQPKRRLIDPSQVLSVDEDDVPEPTTPAAEKPVIEDEVAHSMPSVKALAQAFLLTSKHTQPQRRWRAKVRIAAPPDTPDKPNTSLAKRHKLEHAVSMAEVADESTIASDLSSLETDPSMHSEATPPIASPASPVPVRHGFLRSNIAFFENLKFK from the exons GAGTGCCAGCTGTGCCAGAGCTCCAAGGAGTCGCTGGCCCACACCTCCTCATGGGTGGCCGAGCAAATGTCCTTCAACCAGCACAAGTTTGTCTATCCGATGAGGGCCAGGAGCGAGGTGTACATACCGATTGTGGGCGATGGCAACGACAGCAGCATGC AATTCGAGAGCGTTAGCCAGATTGGACAAACCGCCCACATGGACGAACGGGCCAAGATCCGCGAGTATGTCGAGGAGATTGTGGCCGAAATGCTGGGCGGCAATTTGGACCACGTCAAAGTGGGGCAGCTGTCCAAGAGTGAGAACT ACTTGCAACTCTTTGATAAATTCCATGCGAAGCTGAGTAACCTGCTTATCAATGTGGAAAACAGTTTGTGGGCGCGTGCACTCAGGGGAG ATCTGCCGGCCATCGTAAATGGCCACaccaacaataataataacaacaacagtgCGGACTCCGAGCTGGCCGACCTCTCGCAGACCCGACTACGCAGTCTCATCGAGACCATCATAGCGGAGACCCTGCGGAGCTCCTCCCTCAGCGCCAGCGGAGCCGTCTCGGAGATCAGCCTGGACACCAGGTCCCACGTCTCCGAGCTGGCCAATGGCAACGGTCTGAAGCGACGCCATCGCACCGAGCACTACTTCGAGCCCAAGATCTACCAGGATCTGCTGGCCACAGCGGTGCTAAATAAG ATTGCGGATAAGGAAGGGAATACAAGGCTGGCGGCGGAGAGTACGCCGGACTTGAGTGGTCGCCACATTGACGAGAATTTCAATGCCGAAGCGCTGAGCACCACGTCCGGAAGCTCCATTGAACCACGGAGTGATTGCAGCCTCACCGATCATGAAATCGGACTGGAT AATGGCAAATCCCAATCCCTGCAAACGGACTTGGAAAGGGAATCCGTGCTAAGTGACTATATAGCCGCACACATGGTGCCACTGCCGGACTTTTCAGCATCCGTCACCGAATCCGAGGATG ATATTGGATCCATATCCTCGGGCATGATCGGAGACGGAAACTGGGAGGACAACTGGCTGTTCAAGAAGAAACGCAGCTCGGCCACTCCGAGCAGCATTGGCATGCTGGTGCCGGCGCCGAGGGAGAATGTACGTGCCCAGATTGGGGATAAGACCACGGACGAGGTGAGCGATCTCTCGGAGATTGGTTCGGACATCGAGGAGAGCTCTCTGGATCTGCTGCGCTGCAACGATCTCAACGATCGTCTGCTGAGCAAGCACCTCATTGGTGGCCAAAACACCAAGATGGTCCTCGACGAGCTCGTAGATCGCACCAGTCTCACGTCCCACACATTGCCGGAGGAGAATGAGCCCGCATTCACAGAGACAACCAATGAGTTTGTGGTGTCCCCGATGGCCATGCCCTCTGATATAAAGGCGCCATCTCCGACGCCACCTCCGCCACCAATGATATTCCAGGATGACTTGTTGAACGAGGAGACAGACCACACTCCCATCGCAG ATCAATTAGGTTCTGAGTCCATTGAAAGTGACGAGAGTGAGCCCTCCACTGCCTGCGAGACATTCAACGCAGATGGTGACTCCGATCAGGAGTTTGTTAGCCAGAGGGTCTTAGTCCTAGACGATCGGCGATCCCTTAGTACTAACACAAGCTCTAACAACAATGTGCACACCCACCTGCATCTTCCTCTAACCCAAACTAACAACCCGACCTCGGGAAGCAGACGCACCAATGGAAAACTAACAAATGGTTCCCTTCGATGGTCGGGTAGCTATGCCACCGAGCTCCCAAACGGTGGATCCTCGGGTGCCCAACCAGACGACGTTGCCGACGACGATGTTGTACTGTTGCGGCGCTTCGTGCCAG GTTCCATTGCGGAACGCGAGGTGAAGAAGTGGTACAACGCCGTTGAGATGCCAAACAATCCGTACTCCCCGGAGGCCCTGAAGCAGCGCATCAGTGGCACCCAGGAGCGCTACATGGATGTGCCCAACATCAGTCCGAGTGCTGAGCAAAAGGCACTGGCGTCGGCGCTGACGGAAAATCCGGATCCGCCAGCGCCCAAAGCGGATTATAAGCG CTATAGCCGCGACTACTACATCAACAATGCTCCCACATCCCCTGACAGCACGGGGAGTGGAAAGGCCGCCACGACCAGCGCAGCCGAGGATGTGGAGGACATCGTGATCAACGAG GCTCGAAAGGCAAGCCAACCTGCCACTGAGCAGGATCCGCCGCAGGAATCGGTATCGGTATACAAAGCCACGCCCGTCCAAGTCCTGGATGAGTCCCTGGATTCGCAATCGAATCCCTCGCTGTACTCCCTGCAAACCACGACCACAAACACAAGCGATGAATCCGATACGGTTCGCATTTACGACTTTAACAAGCAGGAAACAACGATTATCAGGGCTGCTCCAGCGGAGCAGCAGGCCAGTGACTCCACCACTTCCTCCATGGAGTCCGCCCAGGCTGCTCCACCTTCGGTTTCTTCATCCATCGACTCATCAGTGTCCCAGAAGCGGGAGCGTCCTGTGGTTCTTCAGTTCGGCCCAGGCGATTCGGCGCCAACATTAGGATCGCCTGCTAGTACGCCCACGCGGGGATCCACTCCGCCTGCTTTTAGATTCCTGCAGCCCAAACGTCGCCTCATCGATCCCAGTCAGGTGCTATCCGTCGACGAGGATGATGTG CCTGAACCCACAACTCCTGCGGCTGAGAAGCCCGTCATCGAAGATGAGGTGGCCCATTCCATGCCATCTGTTAAGGCTCTGGCGCAGGCGTTCCTCCTGACCAGCAAGCACACACAACCCCAACGAAGATGGCGGGCCAAG GTTAGAATAGCAGCCCCGCCAGACACTCCAGATAAGCCGAACACGTCACTAGCCAAGCGGCACAAACTGGAGCACGCCGTCTCCATGGCAGAAGTAGCCGATGAGTCTACGATCGCCTCGGACTTATCATCACTCGAAAC GGATCCTTCCATGCATTCGGAGGCCACTCCACCTATAGCCTCACCGGCGAGTCCTGTGCCCGTGCGCCACGGATTCCTCCGGAGCAATATTGCTTTCTTTGAGAATTTAAAGTTCAAGTGA